In the genome of Microbacterium endophyticum, one region contains:
- a CDS encoding GrpB family protein, which translates to MDDVELIGGVEPRAIVIVDPDPAWPERFVLEHARISTALGTRARRIDHIGSTSVPGLPAKPIIDIDVSVADVEDERDYVPALVAAGYVLRVREPGHRMLRTPNLDAHVHICTAGSEWEENHLLFRDWLRQHPADRDAYAVLKRQLATRDWADMNQYSDAKTSFITEILVRARS; encoded by the coding sequence GTGGACGATGTGGAGCTGATTGGCGGCGTCGAGCCGCGCGCGATAGTTATCGTCGATCCCGACCCGGCCTGGCCAGAGCGGTTCGTTCTGGAACACGCGCGGATCAGCACTGCACTCGGTACTCGCGCCCGCCGCATTGACCACATCGGCTCGACTTCGGTGCCGGGGCTTCCGGCGAAACCCATCATCGACATCGATGTCAGCGTGGCCGACGTCGAAGATGAACGCGACTATGTGCCGGCGTTGGTTGCAGCTGGATACGTGCTCCGCGTCCGCGAGCCCGGTCATCGCATGCTGCGCACTCCGAACCTCGATGCCCACGTCCACATCTGCACCGCCGGCAGTGAGTGGGAAGAAAACCACCTACTGTTTCGCGACTGGCTCCGGCAGCATCCCGCCGATCGAGATGCCTACGCGGTGCTCAAACGGCAGCTCGCTACCCGCGACTGGGCAGATATGAACCAATACTCGGATGCCAAAACCTCGTTCATCACCGAGATCCTGGTCCGCGCGCGCAGCTGA
- the cofC gene encoding 2-phospho-L-lactate guanylyltransferase, which produces MQPEYVQGTDEARAGWVVIIPVKPSAIGKSRLVGTGIDRMPLARAIALDTITAAAAATEVSRVIVVTDDELIAAECAQMAGVEVVTEAPASGLNAAIARGAAHTDGTHRAALLGDLPALRAMDLDQALHAALNVDRAVVADAEGTGSTLVTARVGVPWQSDFGTDSFELHRAAGFAPLSLRADSSLRRDVDTLAQLNDAKALGLGPRTRQLVS; this is translated from the coding sequence ATGCAGCCTGAGTACGTGCAGGGCACGGATGAGGCACGCGCGGGCTGGGTTGTCATCATCCCCGTGAAACCCAGTGCGATCGGCAAGTCACGGCTCGTCGGCACTGGCATCGATCGGATGCCACTAGCCCGAGCCATCGCCCTCGACACGATCACGGCGGCCGCTGCCGCGACCGAGGTGTCACGCGTCATCGTGGTCACCGACGATGAGCTCATCGCAGCGGAGTGTGCACAGATGGCGGGTGTCGAGGTCGTGACCGAAGCACCAGCATCCGGTCTGAACGCCGCCATTGCACGGGGTGCCGCCCACACAGATGGCACCCACCGTGCAGCGCTGCTGGGCGATCTTCCCGCCCTGCGCGCAATGGATCTCGACCAGGCTCTACATGCGGCACTCAATGTGGACCGCGCGGTTGTTGCGGATGCCGAAGGCACCGGGTCGACGCTCGTCACTGCCCGCGTCGGCGTACCGTGGCAGAGCGACTTCGGTACCGATTCGTTCGAACTGCACCGAGCTGCCGGGTTTGCGCCGCTGAGCCTCCGCGCCGACTCGTCTCTCCGACGAGACGTCGATACGCTCGCGCAACTGAACGATGCGAAGGCCTTAGGACTCGGCCCGCGCACGCGTCAGCTCGTCAGTTGA
- the fgd gene encoding glucose-6-phosphate dehydrogenase (coenzyme-F420) produces the protein MTVPLRFGYKASAEQFNPAELADFAVLAEDSGFDSVFISDHFQPWMHEGGHAPAALPWLGAVGARTSRVLLGTSVLTPTFRYHPAVVAQAFATLGVMFPGRIILGVGTGEALNEVTLGLDWPEAPERFQRLKESIILMEKLWAGERVTYEGNFWNVKDATIYDRPEKPVPIYIGAAGPAATRLAGRMANGFITTSGKDRALYTDTLLPALAEGIEKAGRSSDDVDTLMEVKVSLADTREQALEKTRFWAPLALSPEEKMGVHDPIEMQRRADELPIERAASRFIVSTDPEEHVERIAEYVDMGFRHLVFHDPGFDQAGFLRMYGEEVLPRLRARFGA, from the coding sequence ATGACCGTTCCCCTGCGCTTTGGCTACAAGGCATCCGCTGAGCAGTTCAACCCCGCCGAGCTCGCTGACTTTGCTGTGCTCGCCGAGGACTCTGGCTTCGATTCGGTGTTCATCTCCGATCACTTTCAGCCCTGGATGCACGAAGGCGGGCACGCGCCCGCCGCGCTCCCCTGGCTCGGGGCCGTCGGTGCTCGCACGTCCCGCGTGCTGCTCGGCACCTCGGTACTGACCCCCACCTTTCGCTACCACCCCGCCGTAGTCGCTCAGGCATTCGCGACGCTGGGCGTGATGTTTCCGGGCCGCATCATCCTCGGCGTCGGCACCGGCGAAGCACTCAACGAAGTGACCCTTGGCCTTGACTGGCCCGAAGCGCCCGAGCGATTCCAGCGCCTCAAAGAGTCGATCATCCTCATGGAAAAGCTGTGGGCGGGCGAGCGCGTCACCTACGAAGGCAACTTCTGGAACGTGAAAGATGCCACGATCTATGACCGCCCCGAGAAGCCGGTACCGATCTATATCGGTGCCGCCGGCCCCGCCGCGACTCGTCTCGCCGGGCGCATGGCCAACGGGTTCATCACGACGAGCGGCAAGGATCGCGCGCTCTACACAGACACTCTGCTCCCCGCACTCGCTGAGGGCATCGAGAAGGCTGGGCGGAGTTCCGACGACGTCGACACCCTCATGGAGGTCAAGGTGTCGCTCGCCGACACCCGCGAACAGGCGCTCGAAAAGACGCGCTTCTGGGCACCCCTTGCGCTCTCACCCGAAGAGAAGATGGGCGTCCACGACCCCATCGAGATGCAACGGCGTGCCGATGAACTGCCGATCGAGCGCGCGGCATCCCGCTTCATCGTCTCGACCGATCCCGAAGAGCACGTTGAACGCATCGCCGAGTACGTCGACATGGGCTTCCGGCACCTCGTCTTCCACGACCCGGGCTTCGACCAGGCCGGGTTCTTGCGGATGTACGGCGAAGAGGTACTGCCGCGCCTGCGCGCCCGATTCGGTGCCTAA
- a CDS encoding flavin-containing monooxygenase: protein MSAPHAAMTVDELIVGAGFAGIGMALQLRRAGRNNFAIIERGASVGGTWRDNTYPGVACDVPSHLYGFASHPNPEWSALFATGDEIHGYLQKVVRDERLDEQLLLNTTLTSARWDAARSLWVVSTSGDAPGVIEAHALVLACGRLTEPVIPDIPGLETFTGPLFHSARWDHSAELAGKRVAVVGTGASAVQLVPELAGTAAHVTVFQRTAPWIVPRDARRYSAEELATFRDDPKALARLREELYSEGEARYAARSGDAAAAADATALADAHREKHVADPALRAALRPSYAFGCKRVLLSDDYYPAVASDAVTVEASALESVSGRTLVAASGERYDADIVVLATGFAAAQQPYAHLITGETGQTLAEHWSSGMTSFASTVVSGFPQLFVLNGPNASLGHNSSVLMAEAQAEYVTQCLDRAPALGGIVRVRPEAETTYSAEIDAAAAPTPWLGGGCHNWYVDDRSGRLTLLWPGTVQAFRDMLAATTGSEFFSTDVYSPPASIGAS, encoded by the coding sequence ATGAGCGCTCCCCACGCGGCAATGACCGTAGACGAACTCATCGTCGGTGCGGGGTTCGCCGGTATCGGCATGGCACTGCAGTTGCGGCGCGCGGGCCGCAACAACTTCGCAATCATCGAGCGCGGGGCATCCGTCGGTGGCACCTGGCGCGACAACACTTATCCGGGTGTGGCGTGCGACGTACCGAGCCATCTCTACGGCTTCGCGTCTCACCCCAATCCAGAATGGTCGGCCCTCTTCGCAACCGGTGATGAGATCCACGGCTACCTGCAGAAGGTCGTGCGCGATGAGCGCCTTGACGAGCAGCTTCTCCTCAACACCACGCTCACAAGTGCTCGGTGGGATGCCGCCCGCTCGCTGTGGGTTGTGTCGACCTCGGGTGACGCGCCCGGTGTGATCGAAGCGCACGCGCTCGTGCTGGCGTGCGGTCGACTGACAGAGCCGGTGATTCCGGATATTCCGGGCCTTGAAACCTTCACGGGTCCGCTTTTCCACTCGGCCCGCTGGGACCACAGCGCAGAACTCGCGGGAAAGCGCGTTGCCGTCGTTGGCACCGGAGCCTCGGCCGTGCAGCTTGTTCCAGAGCTCGCAGGCACTGCGGCACACGTCACGGTTTTTCAGCGCACAGCGCCGTGGATTGTGCCGCGCGATGCTCGCCGCTATTCCGCCGAGGAACTTGCCACCTTTCGCGACGATCCCAAAGCTCTCGCGCGACTTCGCGAAGAGCTCTATTCCGAAGGTGAAGCGCGCTACGCGGCGCGTTCAGGCGACGCTGCTGCCGCCGCCGACGCGACAGCTCTTGCCGACGCTCACAGAGAAAAGCACGTCGCTGATCCCGCGCTTCGAGCGGCGCTCCGGCCGTCGTACGCCTTCGGTTGCAAGCGCGTGTTGCTCTCAGACGACTACTACCCCGCGGTGGCATCCGACGCGGTGACCGTAGAGGCATCCGCTCTCGAGAGTGTTTCGGGCAGAACGTTGGTTGCCGCAAGCGGCGAACGATATGACGCCGACATCGTCGTGTTGGCAACCGGTTTTGCGGCAGCGCAGCAGCCATATGCTCACCTGATCACGGGAGAAACCGGCCAGACCCTTGCTGAGCACTGGTCGTCGGGGATGACGTCCTTCGCCTCAACCGTCGTTTCCGGATTCCCCCAGCTGTTCGTGCTCAACGGACCCAACGCCTCACTCGGCCACAACTCTTCGGTGCTGATGGCCGAAGCACAGGCCGAGTACGTCACACAGTGTCTTGACCGAGCACCAGCGCTTGGCGGCATCGTGCGGGTACGACCCGAGGCTGAGACCACTTACAGCGCCGAGATCGATGCCGCCGCCGCGCCCACGCCGTGGCTGGGGGGCGGATGCCACAACTGGTACGTCGACGACCGCTCTGGCCGCCTCACCCTTCTGTGGCCGGGCACTGTTCAGGCCTTCCGTGACATGCTCGCCGCCACCACCGGTAGCGAGTTTTTTTCCACCGATGTTTATTCACCGCCCGCTTCGATTGGAGCATCATGA
- the cofG gene encoding 7,8-didemethyl-8-hydroxy-5-deazariboflavin synthase CofG has protein sequence MTLLEPAHAPTGEPGAARAVLAAASAGRQLNADETEALLGATGAEFDELLALAGALRDTGLRNVGRPGIITYSRKVFVPLTTLCRDRCHYCVFVDTPGQLLKKNKPVFMSPEQVLAVVRQGHALGCKEVLLTLGDRPEERWPEARAWLDEHGYGSTLDYVGDIARRITAETGLLAHLNPGVMTHEELVALRPTAPSMGMMLETTSRRLFEEPGQVHYGSPDKDPDVRLKVIDDAGRASIPFTTGILVGIGETLRDRAESLVALRDAHARGGHVQEVIVQNFRAKPRTAMAGAPDAELREYLAAVATARVVMGADMRIQVPPNLSDVAEFEMLVRAGIDDWGGVSPLTADHVNPERPWPHIDELAERTRALGFELKERLTAHPEYIHDADRWIDPQLAPAVHALADPTSGLAGASVRVDDDARVAVPARSGATRLPSTARQLAERAAADPLSLDDNEWVSLLHSSGGDLDALAQTANDVRRYTVGEAVSLVVNRNLTSSGLKARASEDESTFTLDDVAAIASDAWELGATEICVQGLIPDDVDASAYLAIARAIKAATPHMHLHAYRPQDVADFATRSGLELVDALAALREAGVDTMPGTGVKVLNERVREQIAPSDLSIDRWVETITTAHRAGFRSTSVLFYGHVETAAERISHLRMLREIQNSTGGFTEFVPIPLPGGDVHLVPSREPLDEHRAMVAVSRLLLSGSISHIQVPWTRHGRDTSAALLGAGGDDLGGSLLDGRVRPGAGIEHGQELPVADAARIAQHLFRPFRQRTTDYREPAAGRKIMLQ, from the coding sequence ATGACACTGCTCGAACCCGCACACGCCCCCACGGGTGAGCCGGGCGCCGCGCGAGCAGTGCTGGCGGCAGCGTCGGCCGGTCGACAGTTGAACGCTGACGAAACTGAAGCTCTCCTCGGCGCCACGGGCGCTGAGTTTGACGAGCTGTTGGCGCTCGCGGGCGCGCTACGTGACACGGGACTGCGAAACGTCGGACGCCCCGGCATCATCACCTACTCACGCAAAGTGTTTGTGCCACTCACGACGCTCTGCCGCGATCGCTGCCACTACTGCGTGTTTGTTGATACGCCCGGCCAGCTGCTGAAGAAGAACAAGCCGGTCTTCATGTCACCCGAACAGGTACTCGCCGTCGTGCGTCAGGGGCACGCGCTCGGCTGCAAAGAAGTGCTGTTGACCCTCGGGGATCGACCGGAAGAGCGCTGGCCAGAAGCTCGAGCATGGCTGGATGAGCACGGCTATGGCTCGACGCTCGACTATGTCGGCGACATCGCCCGCCGCATTACAGCCGAGACCGGCCTTTTGGCACACCTCAATCCCGGAGTCATGACGCACGAGGAGCTTGTTGCCCTGCGTCCGACGGCACCGTCGATGGGCATGATGCTCGAGACAACGTCACGGCGTTTGTTCGAAGAGCCGGGCCAAGTGCACTACGGCTCCCCCGACAAAGACCCAGACGTGCGACTCAAGGTCATTGACGACGCGGGGCGCGCCAGCATCCCGTTCACGACCGGAATTCTCGTCGGCATCGGCGAGACGCTGCGGGATCGTGCCGAGTCGCTCGTCGCACTTCGCGACGCTCACGCGCGCGGGGGGCACGTGCAAGAAGTGATCGTGCAGAACTTCCGGGCAAAACCTCGGACCGCCATGGCCGGGGCACCCGATGCCGAGCTCCGCGAGTACCTTGCCGCCGTCGCAACCGCGCGAGTTGTGATGGGTGCCGACATGCGCATCCAGGTGCCGCCGAACCTCTCCGACGTCGCAGAGTTCGAGATGCTCGTTCGCGCCGGCATCGACGACTGGGGCGGTGTCTCACCGCTCACCGCCGACCACGTCAATCCGGAACGCCCCTGGCCGCACATTGATGAGCTCGCCGAGCGCACCCGCGCCCTCGGGTTCGAGCTGAAAGAGCGGTTGACGGCGCACCCCGAGTACATCCACGACGCCGACCGCTGGATAGATCCACAGCTCGCGCCGGCGGTGCACGCTCTCGCTGATCCCACATCGGGGCTCGCCGGAGCATCCGTGAGGGTCGATGACGACGCGAGGGTTGCCGTACCCGCACGTTCCGGTGCGACCCGTCTCCCATCGACGGCCCGCCAACTCGCGGAACGCGCGGCAGCCGACCCGCTTTCTCTCGACGACAACGAATGGGTGAGCCTGCTGCACTCATCCGGCGGTGATCTCGATGCCCTCGCTCAGACGGCGAACGATGTCCGTCGCTACACGGTGGGCGAAGCCGTGAGCCTCGTGGTCAATCGCAACCTGACCTCCTCGGGGCTCAAGGCTCGCGCATCCGAAGACGAATCAACCTTCACCCTCGACGATGTCGCGGCGATCGCGAGCGACGCATGGGAGCTCGGCGCCACCGAAATCTGCGTGCAGGGCTTGATTCCAGACGACGTCGACGCGAGCGCATATCTTGCGATTGCGCGCGCCATCAAAGCCGCAACGCCTCATATGCACCTGCACGCATATCGCCCGCAGGATGTCGCAGACTTCGCCACGCGCAGTGGCCTCGAACTCGTCGACGCCCTCGCCGCACTCCGAGAAGCGGGCGTCGACACAATGCCCGGTACCGGCGTCAAAGTCCTGAACGAACGGGTACGCGAACAAATTGCGCCGAGCGATCTCAGCATTGACCGTTGGGTCGAGACGATCACGACAGCTCACCGTGCCGGGTTCCGCTCCACTTCGGTGCTGTTCTACGGCCACGTCGAAACCGCCGCGGAGCGCATTTCGCACCTGCGGATGCTGCGCGAGATCCAGAACTCGACCGGTGGATTCACCGAGTTCGTCCCTATCCCCCTTCCGGGCGGAGACGTGCACCTCGTACCGAGCCGAGAGCCCCTCGACGAGCACAGGGCCATGGTCGCCGTCTCGCGGTTGCTGCTTTCCGGCTCAATTAGCCACATCCAGGTTCCGTGGACGCGGCACGGGCGAGACACCTCCGCTGCCCTTCTCGGCGCTGGCGGCGATGACCTCGGCGGCAGTCTGCTCGATGGCCGCGTGCGTCCGGGCGCCGGCATCGAACACGGCCAGGAACTCCCCGTTGCGGACGCCGCACGAATTGCGCAGCATCTCTTTCGCCCGTTCCGCCAACGAACGACCGACTACCGGGAACCCGCGGCGGGCAGAAAGATCATGCTGCAATGA
- the ald gene encoding alanine dehydrogenase: MKIGIPTELKNSERRVAITPEGVDTLVRRGHDVLIEKGAGAGARLSDEAYLAAGAQVTASADEVWAHGDLLLKVKEPIAPEFARMRADQVLFTYLHLAASVECANALLQAGTTAIAYETVQTADRKLPLLAPMSEIAGRLAVLAGAHHLMSPMGGRGTLLGGIAGARAAKVVVLGGGVAGEHAIRNAVGMGADVTVLDLSLPRLRELQAEFGPALRTRVSSPLEIAAQVSDADLVIGAVLVPGATAPRLVTTDMVATMPEGSVLVDIAIDQGGCFEGSAPTTYSDPTFAVHGSQYYCVANMPGAVPETATRALTNATLPYVIALADKGWRDATHTDPALAAGLNTHAGFVTNAPVAAALGTQFVALTELPV; this comes from the coding sequence ATGAAAATCGGCATCCCGACAGAACTTAAGAACAGTGAGCGACGTGTCGCGATCACCCCCGAAGGTGTCGACACTCTCGTTCGACGCGGGCACGACGTTCTCATAGAGAAGGGCGCGGGCGCCGGCGCCCGCTTGTCCGATGAGGCCTATCTTGCCGCCGGGGCGCAGGTCACCGCATCGGCCGACGAAGTATGGGCACACGGCGACCTGCTTCTGAAGGTAAAAGAGCCCATCGCGCCGGAATTTGCCCGCATGCGCGCGGACCAGGTGCTGTTCACGTATCTGCACCTCGCGGCATCCGTTGAGTGCGCGAACGCGCTGCTGCAGGCCGGCACGACAGCGATCGCATACGAAACGGTGCAAACCGCCGACCGCAAGCTCCCTCTCTTGGCGCCCATGAGCGAGATAGCTGGACGCCTTGCTGTTCTCGCCGGCGCCCACCACTTGATGAGCCCCATGGGTGGGCGCGGCACGCTCCTCGGCGGTATTGCGGGCGCACGCGCCGCGAAAGTGGTTGTCCTCGGCGGTGGTGTCGCGGGGGAACACGCGATCCGGAATGCTGTGGGCATGGGTGCCGACGTCACCGTGCTCGACCTTTCGTTGCCGCGTTTGCGCGAGCTGCAGGCAGAGTTTGGTCCGGCCCTTCGCACTCGGGTGTCGTCTCCGTTGGAGATTGCCGCTCAGGTCAGTGACGCGGATCTCGTCATCGGCGCCGTGCTCGTGCCGGGCGCGACCGCTCCGAGGCTCGTCACAACCGACATGGTGGCGACGATGCCCGAAGGATCGGTACTCGTCGATATCGCGATCGACCAGGGCGGATGCTTCGAAGGCTCCGCACCGACGACCTACTCCGATCCGACCTTTGCCGTGCACGGCTCGCAGTATTACTGCGTCGCGAATATGCCGGGCGCGGTTCCAGAAACCGCCACCCGCGCTCTGACCAACGCCACGCTCCCCTACGTGATTGCCCTCGCCGATAAGGGATGGCGTGACGCCACCCACACTGATCCGGCACTTGCCGCGGGACTCAACACGCACGCCGGTTTTGTGACGAATGCACCCGTCGCGGCGGCTCTCGGCACGCAGTTTGTGGCGCTGACCGAGCTCCCGGTGTGA
- a CDS encoding Lrp/AsnC family transcriptional regulator, producing the protein MATKEPRSEAALDETDRAVLAAVQSSARSTNREIAARAGVAESTAHVRLRGLERRGVVAGYEAVISQHELGQTLQALVGVTLRPGARQANIARFSEDTGRLPEVTQMFFVGGVDDFIVHVAVEDSSALRRFVVEHLSGHDSVASTRTSVIFEYTRNQVAASFH; encoded by the coding sequence ATGGCGACGAAAGAACCTCGCAGTGAAGCTGCGCTCGATGAGACCGACCGTGCCGTGCTCGCCGCGGTGCAGTCATCTGCGCGGTCGACGAACCGTGAAATCGCGGCGCGTGCCGGCGTTGCTGAATCAACCGCGCATGTTCGACTTCGCGGCCTCGAGCGTCGCGGCGTCGTCGCGGGCTACGAAGCTGTGATCTCGCAACACGAACTCGGGCAGACGCTTCAGGCGCTCGTGGGCGTGACGCTTCGGCCAGGAGCGCGCCAAGCGAATATCGCGCGGTTCTCAGAAGACACCGGGAGGCTCCCCGAAGTCACACAAATGTTCTTCGTCGGCGGCGTCGATGATTTCATCGTGCATGTCGCGGTCGAAGACTCATCTGCGCTCCGCAGATTTGTCGTGGAGCACCTCTCTGGACATGACAGTGTTGCGTCAACTCGCACAAGCGTGATCTTTGAATACACCCGCAATCAGGTCGCGGCGTCGTTCCATTGA
- a CDS encoding ABC transporter permease encodes MSFARATRSELTKQFTTSGWWILAIVLVAYVGFTSAGLAFALAFSASGSAGNTTGLAASTEDLAPLLYSLATSVGYVFPLLIGTLIVTVEFRHKTLTPTFLATPARGTVLLAKLASGVIVGALFGIIALVATVGPAAGVLGGFGLATELGSLDTWALFARTVAAFVLWVLIGIGIGALVRNQVAAIVIVLAFTQLVEPIARVAAGFVDGLDSVTRFLPGAASDSLVGASVFSFTTTGSADALSWWQGGVALLVYAAVFVLAGHIFSWRRDVD; translated from the coding sequence ATGAGCTTCGCACGCGCTACCCGCTCAGAGCTTACGAAGCAGTTCACGACCTCAGGTTGGTGGATTCTCGCAATCGTCCTCGTCGCATATGTAGGTTTCACCTCGGCTGGCCTCGCGTTCGCTCTTGCATTCTCGGCGAGCGGATCTGCTGGGAACACCACCGGACTCGCGGCATCCACGGAGGACCTCGCCCCGCTGCTCTACAGCCTGGCGACCTCGGTGGGGTATGTGTTCCCGCTCCTCATCGGAACGCTTATCGTGACGGTCGAGTTCCGCCATAAGACGCTGACGCCTACTTTCCTCGCCACCCCGGCACGCGGCACGGTACTTCTGGCAAAACTTGCCAGTGGGGTCATCGTCGGCGCGCTCTTCGGGATCATTGCGCTCGTCGCAACTGTGGGTCCCGCCGCCGGCGTGCTCGGCGGATTTGGTCTCGCCACCGAACTCGGCTCACTCGACACCTGGGCGCTGTTCGCCCGCACCGTTGCAGCGTTCGTGCTCTGGGTCCTCATCGGAATCGGCATCGGAGCGCTTGTTCGCAACCAGGTCGCAGCGATTGTGATCGTGCTCGCCTTCACTCAACTCGTCGAGCCGATCGCGCGCGTCGCGGCCGGGTTCGTCGACGGCCTCGACAGCGTGACGCGGTTCTTGCCGGGTGCCGCAAGCGACAGTCTCGTGGGAGCAAGCGTGTTCTCGTTCACGACGACCGGAAGCGCCGATGCGCTGTCCTGGTGGCAGGGTGGCGTCGCGCTGCTCGTCTACGCCGCCGTCTTCGTTCTGGCGGGCCATATCTTCAGCTGGCGTCGCGACGTCGACTGA
- a CDS encoding ABC transporter ATP-binding protein codes for MTDGQLLEFSGVTKRFGGITAVDNFQARIEPGVVTGFLGPNGAGKTTTLRVLLGLVAATSGSARIGGQDYKDIKNPLQTVGAVLEASSFHPGRSAANHLKVYARAAGIPLTRVDETLALVGLTEAAGRRVGGFSLGMRQRLGLAVALLGDPGVLILDEPSNGLDPEGIKWMRGFLRQLAREGRTVLMSSHLLAEIQQTADALLVISRGKLVYQGTLDDLVDPSEYATIVDSPDRAGLADALARENMPTEVLRTGFIVHDSDAASVGAVAARAGIALSSLQRRGPALEEVFLDLVSGVRVHPSGQDALSPEVALAPDEAPDTEEGEKR; via the coding sequence ATGACTGACGGACAGCTGCTGGAATTTTCCGGCGTCACCAAACGATTTGGCGGCATCACTGCCGTAGACAATTTTCAGGCGCGTATCGAGCCCGGAGTCGTCACAGGTTTTCTGGGGCCGAACGGCGCCGGCAAGACGACAACCCTTCGAGTGCTCCTCGGACTTGTGGCTGCAACGTCAGGCAGCGCACGCATTGGTGGGCAGGACTATAAAGACATAAAGAACCCGTTGCAGACGGTCGGCGCGGTTCTTGAGGCATCGAGCTTCCACCCCGGTCGGTCCGCGGCCAACCATCTGAAGGTCTACGCGCGAGCCGCGGGAATTCCACTCACGCGCGTTGATGAGACGTTGGCTCTCGTGGGTCTCACGGAAGCTGCTGGGCGTCGCGTCGGCGGCTTCTCGCTCGGCATGCGCCAGCGGCTCGGCCTCGCCGTTGCGCTACTTGGCGACCCGGGAGTCCTGATCCTCGACGAACCTTCCAACGGGCTCGACCCGGAAGGCATCAAGTGGATGCGCGGATTTTTGCGTCAACTCGCACGCGAAGGACGCACGGTGCTGATGTCGTCGCACCTGCTCGCCGAAATTCAGCAGACAGCGGATGCCCTTCTCGTGATTTCGCGCGGAAAGCTCGTTTACCAGGGCACCCTCGACGACCTGGTTGATCCTTCCGAATACGCGACAATCGTAGATTCGCCGGATCGCGCCGGGCTTGCCGATGCTCTCGCACGCGAAAACATGCCAACCGAGGTGCTTCGCACCGGATTTATCGTGCACGACTCAGACGCAGCTTCGGTCGGCGCTGTCGCCGCGCGCGCGGGAATTGCGCTCTCGTCGCTACAACGCCGCGGTCCCGCTCTCGAAGAAGTATTCCTTGATCTCGTCAGCGGCGTGCGTGTGCACCCTTCCGGGCAGGATGCTCTCAGCCCAGAGGTGGCACTTGCGCCCGACGAAGCCCCCGACACCGAGGAAGGTGAAAAGCGATGA
- a CDS encoding 3-hydroxyisobutyryl-CoA hydrolase, which yields MSTAVSELSSDHVRVHVEDGLGRLTLDRPRALNALDLDMVRTLDRALRTWEHAHDVDIVLIDSTSDRGLCAGGDVRGLREQIMAGFPENAGLFFRAEYALNSLISRYPKPVVVFADGITMGGGIGIAGHASVRIVTPRSQLAMPETRIGLTPDVGGSWLLARAPGRLGEYLALTGATMDAADAIAAGFADHLLPVSNLSALHEALRTRADPANPTELTLLFDDTPGPSALVARRTWIDDAFAAETVPDIIERLLERSEPEASETAALLTTLSPMALTVTLEAVRRARELPTLRSALEQEYALVSWFVATQPDLAEGIRAQLVDKDRAPRWNPPTLADVPTDAVASAFAFVPDVPLWS from the coding sequence GTGAGCACAGCAGTTTCGGAATTGTCTAGTGACCATGTGCGAGTGCACGTGGAAGATGGTCTCGGGCGGCTCACTCTCGACCGTCCGCGTGCACTCAATGCTCTCGATCTCGATATGGTGCGAACTCTGGATCGCGCGCTCCGCACCTGGGAGCACGCCCATGACGTCGACATCGTTCTGATTGACAGCACCAGCGATCGCGGCCTCTGTGCCGGTGGTGATGTGCGTGGACTCCGCGAGCAGATCATGGCGGGTTTTCCCGAGAATGCTGGCCTCTTCTTTCGCGCCGAATACGCGCTGAATTCTCTGATTTCGCGCTACCCGAAGCCTGTCGTCGTCTTCGCCGACGGCATCACTATGGGAGGCGGGATCGGCATCGCGGGGCACGCCTCGGTACGTATTGTGACGCCGCGTTCGCAGCTCGCGATGCCAGAGACACGCATCGGACTCACCCCCGATGTCGGGGGGTCCTGGTTGTTGGCGCGGGCTCCCGGCAGGCTGGGAGAGTATCTCGCCCTCACCGGGGCAACGATGGATGCTGCTGACGCGATTGCCGCAGGCTTCGCGGACCATCTTCTTCCGGTGTCGAATCTGTCGGCGCTCCACGAGGCTCTGCGAACCCGTGCCGACCCGGCGAACCCGACCGAGCTCACGCTTTTATTCGACGACACTCCGGGACCATCAGCGCTGGTTGCGCGTCGAACGTGGATCGATGATGCGTTCGCGGCCGAGACAGTGCCCGACATCATCGAACGGTTGCTGGAACGCAGCGAGCCCGAGGCATCCGAAACCGCGGCGCTGTTGACTACGCTCTCGCCGATGGCGCTTACTGTCACGCTCGAAGCGGTGCGGCGCGCTCGCGAATTGCCCACTCTGCGCTCCGCGCTCGAGCAGGAGTACGCACTGGTCTCGTGGTTCGTCGCAACTCAACCCGACCTGGCAGAGGGGATACGCGCGCAGCTTGTCGACAAAGATCGTGCGCCTCGGTGGAATCCGCCGACGCTCGCCGATGTGCCGACGGATGCCGTCGCTTCGGCGTTCGCGTTCGTCCCCGACGTTCCCCTCTGGTCGTAA